A single window of Calditerrivibrio sp. DNA harbors:
- a CDS encoding vitamin B12-dependent ribonucleotide reductase gives MENIKEILTKEPGLSNNAITVLKKRYLKRDADGNLLETPKEMFQRVAINIAQADKFYDEKANIAETAKKFYDMMIELKFLPNSPTLMNAGKELQQLSACFVLPVEDSLDKIFEAVKYTALIHKSGGGTGFSFSRLRPKDDVVKTTKGVSSGPISFISVFDAATEVIKQGGTRRGANMGILRVDHPDIMDFIYAKKDKSKLTNFNLSVGLTEEFMKAVEEGKDFELINPRNKKVVGKLNAKKVFDEMVQLAWEGGDPGIIFLDRINKANPTPKEGEIESTNPCGEQPLLPYESCNLGSINVAKFVKDGKIDWEELKEVIHTSVHFLDNVIDMNRYPIPEIEKMTKKNRKIGLGIMGWADMLVLLNIPYNSEEAIELAEKLMKFINDESKIASSKLAKIRGNFPNFEDSIYPAMGFKYLRNATTTTIAPTGTISIIANASSGVEPYFAIAFYRNVMDNTKLVEVNPYFRKVIKDYGLYSDELMEKIAEKGILKDIPEIPEKIKRIFVTAHEINPIWHVRMQAAFQKFTDNAVSKTVNFSHDATVDDVRNVYLLAYKLGCKGITIYRDGCREDQVINLGTKTESTRDQKPTGEYKAVFTPRPRPKILFGKTIEMMTGCGKLYVTINSDENGDPFEVFTSMGKAGGCAQSQCEAIGRLISIVFRSGGSPDIIIKQLKGISCHMKFGFGPNQVLSCADAVAKAIEKAINSPVEIKLIKDGITVDKLLEAAEEKEEVVVKNGACPECGGPIQYLEGCDVCHSCGYSHCS, from the coding sequence ATGGAAAACATAAAAGAGATTTTGACAAAAGAACCTGGATTATCAAACAATGCCATAACAGTTCTTAAAAAAAGGTATCTAAAAAGGGACGCTGATGGCAATTTATTAGAAACCCCAAAAGAAATGTTCCAAAGAGTAGCTATAAATATCGCACAAGCCGACAAGTTTTATGATGAAAAAGCAAACATTGCAGAAACAGCCAAAAAATTCTACGATATGATGATCGAATTAAAATTTTTACCAAACTCCCCCACCCTGATGAATGCCGGTAAAGAATTACAGCAGCTCTCTGCATGTTTTGTTTTACCGGTAGAGGACTCTTTGGATAAAATATTTGAAGCTGTAAAATACACTGCACTCATACATAAATCTGGAGGAGGAACAGGATTTTCCTTTTCAAGACTTAGACCGAAAGATGATGTGGTAAAAACCACCAAAGGCGTTTCCAGTGGACCTATATCCTTTATATCTGTTTTTGATGCAGCCACAGAAGTTATTAAACAAGGCGGCACAAGGCGTGGTGCCAATATGGGTATACTACGTGTAGATCACCCAGATATTATGGATTTTATCTATGCTAAAAAGGATAAATCCAAATTAACAAACTTCAACCTCTCCGTTGGACTCACCGAAGAATTTATGAAAGCTGTAGAAGAAGGTAAAGATTTTGAGCTCATAAACCCACGAAACAAAAAAGTTGTAGGCAAACTCAATGCTAAGAAAGTTTTCGATGAAATGGTTCAATTAGCATGGGAAGGTGGCGATCCGGGGATCATATTCCTTGATAGGATAAATAAAGCAAATCCAACCCCTAAAGAAGGAGAAATAGAAAGTACCAATCCCTGCGGTGAACAACCTTTATTACCCTATGAATCTTGTAACTTAGGATCGATAAACGTAGCAAAATTTGTAAAGGATGGAAAAATTGACTGGGAAGAGTTAAAAGAAGTTATTCACACTAGTGTTCATTTTCTTGATAATGTAATAGACATGAACCGCTATCCTATCCCTGAAATTGAAAAGATGACTAAAAAAAATAGGAAAATAGGCCTTGGCATAATGGGCTGGGCCGATATGTTAGTGCTACTTAATATTCCATATAATAGTGAAGAAGCCATTGAGCTTGCTGAAAAACTTATGAAATTTATCAATGATGAATCTAAAATAGCTTCCTCAAAATTAGCAAAGATAAGAGGAAACTTCCCAAACTTTGAAGACAGTATATACCCTGCTATGGGTTTTAAGTATCTAAGAAACGCCACAACAACCACAATAGCCCCCACAGGAACTATTTCAATAATAGCTAATGCTTCAAGTGGTGTAGAACCATACTTTGCCATAGCTTTCTATAGAAATGTCATGGATAATACTAAACTTGTAGAGGTCAACCCATATTTCAGAAAAGTTATAAAAGATTATGGACTCTACAGTGACGAACTGATGGAAAAGATTGCAGAAAAAGGGATATTAAAAGATATACCTGAAATTCCTGAAAAAATAAAACGTATCTTTGTAACAGCCCACGAAATTAACCCTATATGGCATGTACGTATGCAGGCAGCTTTTCAAAAGTTTACCGATAACGCAGTAAGTAAAACAGTAAATTTCTCCCATGATGCCACTGTTGATGATGTTAGAAACGTATATTTACTTGCTTACAAACTCGGTTGTAAAGGAATTACTATATACAGGGATGGCTGCAGGGAAGATCAAGTCATAAATCTAGGCACAAAAACCGAATCTACAAGAGATCAAAAACCCACTGGAGAATACAAAGCTGTGTTTACCCCAAGACCACGTCCTAAAATCCTTTTCGGCAAAACAATAGAAATGATGACAGGATGTGGAAAGCTTTATGTTACCATAAACTCAGACGAAAATGGTGATCCCTTTGAAGTATTTACAAGCATGGGAAAAGCTGGTGGCTGTGCCCAAAGTCAATGCGAAGCCATCGGTAGATTGATCTCAATAGTATTTAGAAGTGGTGGCTCACCCGACATTATAATCAAACAACTAAAAGGTATCTCCTGCCACATGAAATTTGGTTTCGGTCCGAACCAAGTCCTAAGCTGTGCCGACGCAGTAGCAAAAGCAATAGAAAAAGCCATCAACAGCCCTGTAGAGATAAAATTAATAAAAGATGGCATAACTGTGGATAAGCTTTTAGAAGCAGCAGAAGAAAAAGAAGAGGTAGTTGTCAAAAACGGTGCCTGCCCTGAATGTGGCGGACCAATTCAATATTTAGAAGGGTGTGATGTTTGCCACTCCTGCGGTTATTCCCACTGTAG